The following proteins come from a genomic window of Winogradskyella sp. PC-19:
- a CDS encoding carbohydrate-binding protein, with translation MKKINTYKVFTILAFTFVMLGCERGLSDDVEFASFPATGDIFTDAPVGLTDEFFVSFDPAAGANPQGFGTDENEAFEGNSSIRIDVPAPNDPNGGFIGGIFLDRGTGRDLSGFDALTFYAKASTTATVGLFGFGTDFEENKYSVGKSDTQLSTDWRKYTIPIPDPSKLIQEKGVFIFSAGTNSTNGFGFTFWIDELRFENLGTIAQPRPRIFDGQDIVQQAFTDTTIEITGLTQTFNVEDGSNITVGASPSYFDFESSNIDVAIVNELGEISIIGEGSATITAQLNGVLAEGSLEITTSGPFQFAPVPTQDASSVVSLFSDAYTDIPVSRYNSFFEPFQTTLGGVLPVANQSIISYTNLNFVGIVFNDVIFPAEAVPPVNATNLTTLHIDINVQEALQSGDRLLLELTNYGATETVGSFLINGSELAQDTWVSFDIPLSSFSGLSDLSRIGLLLFNSESGPANPTISNLFVDNIYFY, from the coding sequence ATGAAAAAAATTAATACATATAAAGTATTTACAATTCTAGCTTTTACTTTTGTGATGCTAGGATGTGAGAGAGGATTGTCAGACGATGTTGAATTTGCTTCATTTCCTGCTACAGGAGATATATTTACAGATGCACCCGTAGGTCTTACAGACGAATTTTTTGTTTCTTTTGATCCAGCTGCTGGCGCTAATCCTCAAGGCTTTGGTACTGACGAAAATGAAGCTTTTGAAGGTAACTCTTCAATACGAATAGATGTGCCTGCACCAAACGACCCAAATGGCGGTTTTATTGGAGGTATTTTTCTAGATCGAGGAACAGGAAGAGATTTAAGTGGGTTTGATGCGTTAACATTTTATGCTAAAGCTTCGACAACTGCTACTGTAGGCTTATTTGGATTTGGTACTGATTTTGAAGAAAATAAGTATAGCGTTGGTAAATCAGATACGCAACTTTCTACTGACTGGAGAAAATATACAATTCCAATTCCAGACCCATCAAAATTAATACAAGAAAAGGGAGTGTTTATTTTTTCTGCAGGAACTAACAGTACTAATGGATTTGGTTTTACATTTTGGATTGATGAGTTAAGATTCGAAAATCTTGGAACGATTGCTCAACCAAGACCAAGAATTTTTGATGGTCAAGATATAGTTCAACAAGCTTTTACGGATACAACAATAGAAATTACAGGCCTTACACAAACGTTTAACGTAGAAGATGGTAGCAACATAACGGTCGGAGCATCTCCTTCTTATTTTGATTTTGAGTCTTCAAATATAGATGTTGCTATTGTTAATGAACTTGGAGAGATTTCTATTATTGGCGAAGGTTCTGCAACAATCACTGCACAACTAAATGGAGTTTTAGCCGAAGGTTCATTAGAGATAACAACTAGCGGGCCATTTCAATTTGCACCTGTACCAACCCAAGATGCTTCATCAGTGGTTTCTTTGTTCAGTGATGCATACACTGATATTCCAGTCTCTAGATATAATTCATTTTTTGAGCCTTTTCAGACGACACTAGGTGGAGTTTTGCCTGTTGCTAATCAATCAATAATCAGCTACACAAATTTAAATTTTGTTGGTATAGTTTTTAACGATGTAATATTCCCAGCAGAAGCAGTGCCTCCAGTTAACGCTACAAATTTAACGACATTGCATATAGATATAAATGTTCAGGAAGCGTTGCAATCAGGAGATAGACTATTATTAGAACTTACTAATTATGGCGCTACGGAAACAGTTGGCTCCTTCTTAATAAATGGAAGCGAACTAGCTCAAGATACTTGGGTAAGCTTTGATATCCCATTATCTAGTTTTTCAGGATTGAGTGATTTATCTAGAATAGGACTACTATTATTTAATTCTGAGAGTGGACCAGCAAATCCAACGATATCAAATCTTTTCGTAGACAATATTTATTTCTATTAA
- a CDS encoding glycoside hydrolase family 2 TIM barrel-domain containing protein yields MKKLILGFIVILITNSVFTQTEKISIVSDTSGKKLVVNGKEFIVNGINWDYVPIGNGILDKGIWNQSDDIIKAALDSEMALFKNMGVNAIRTYGLEPRWITYIYENYGIYTMLNTQFGAYGLTINGAWTPQTDYTDSETRKVLMKEVTDMAKKYKNTPGLLIYMIGNENNYHLSWTGAETEAIPIDGVDPGIRLAAEGLYKAVNDAAIEIKAIDNSVPVAICNGDLLYLDIVKEYCKDVDIYGTNMYRGISFSDAFQRVNDELDKPILFAEFGADAFNAIDNKEDQFSQAYYNIGNWKEIYQNAAGLGKTGNSIGGFTFQSSDGWWKWNQTKDFDVHNTTATWPNGGYERDLAPGGNNMNEEWFGICAKGPTNERGLYDLYPRAVYYALKEAHQLNPYDEGVDSDFVENYFSNINLMDAVLKARGDKAALGSQDGGKLSISQLSARFSTFSTGGSLITTPDSPDPASNAFPNQLGFDHMQSYFIGVQGKPSSNMRANVNFNITGNVAQNPIDEIFYENRARPITVEGANGEDIIINDNNRVQVYNAEFEWNAKDFDLRGFYRTGHYHWGYEGDFFGLYPEANYGPNLDIYGGEILGAEIDGKGAFKGLKAAIGPQLWWGANPTMLFKYSKNYKGYDITGIYHRDFETEIQIDPDTGQRVLDANQVRSGIIPAFPTERATVAVEKDYGKFNVMVGGIWAGSPLNGVGFQDTRGTSGNYVVYNDKVQSSDNWGGKFKVMYQGGRFNWYGQGAYMGLVANGGADQTQTFTGWRLKDSGSGNQVNLLSGFTYTMGDFQIAPNFMFQKPLVAQMPNDVQGPGRLRNVIDDPFAVRNGNRETYGYEMLVTYDPTPGTWMYEWNNDRAEDAEFAANLGFTYRRLPTTTDAHIGFLANRQFFAFPQSAPAEDLWEINSRMVSKLNNDLGIIGNFYYGNGQANGDSDRLIKRFGGDVRVIYKKMMLQTHVKVNDWGPFDYHRDFNLTFPLQLMVDISTSLGKPDWFILPSTRIGIRGTWRSLNEFSPRFGPNFVAPNTFPPVPPISNVGFDNGQEWEIRTYVHINIGK; encoded by the coding sequence ATGAAGAAATTAATTCTCGGGTTTATAGTAATCCTTATTACAAACTCAGTTTTTACACAAACTGAGAAAATATCCATCGTTAGTGATACTTCTGGAAAAAAATTAGTTGTCAATGGAAAAGAATTTATCGTCAATGGTATCAATTGGGATTATGTTCCAATAGGTAACGGAATTCTTGATAAAGGTATATGGAATCAGTCAGATGATATTATCAAAGCTGCATTGGATTCTGAAATGGCACTATTTAAAAACATGGGTGTTAATGCCATTCGTACTTATGGTTTGGAGCCTAGATGGATAACGTACATTTATGAGAATTATGGGATTTACACAATGTTAAATACCCAATTCGGTGCTTATGGTTTGACAATTAACGGAGCATGGACACCACAAACCGACTACACCGACTCTGAAACAAGAAAAGTTCTTATGAAAGAGGTTACCGATATGGCAAAAAAGTACAAGAATACTCCTGGGCTATTAATATACATGATTGGTAACGAAAATAATTATCACCTATCATGGACAGGTGCTGAAACTGAAGCGATTCCTATCGATGGAGTTGATCCAGGTATAAGATTAGCAGCTGAGGGATTATACAAAGCAGTCAATGATGCAGCGATAGAAATAAAAGCAATAGACAACTCTGTTCCGGTTGCTATTTGTAATGGTGATTTACTATACCTTGACATTGTTAAAGAGTACTGTAAAGATGTTGATATATATGGTACAAATATGTATAGAGGTATTTCATTTAGTGATGCGTTTCAAAGAGTGAATGATGAATTGGATAAACCTATTCTTTTTGCTGAATTTGGAGCGGATGCATTTAATGCAATAGATAACAAAGAAGACCAATTTAGTCAAGCTTACTATAACATTGGTAATTGGAAAGAGATCTATCAAAATGCAGCAGGATTGGGTAAGACAGGAAACTCAATAGGTGGTTTCACTTTTCAGTCAAGCGATGGTTGGTGGAAATGGAATCAAACAAAAGACTTCGACGTTCATAATACAACGGCTACTTGGCCAAATGGAGGTTATGAGAGAGATTTAGCTCCTGGTGGTAATAATATGAATGAAGAGTGGTTTGGTATTTGTGCAAAAGGGCCAACAAATGAAAGAGGTCTTTACGACTTATATCCTCGTGCTGTGTATTATGCTTTAAAAGAAGCGCATCAGTTAAACCCTTATGATGAAGGAGTTGATTCTGATTTTGTTGAGAACTATTTCAGTAATATTAATTTAATGGATGCTGTTTTAAAGGCAAGAGGAGACAAAGCGGCTTTGGGGTCACAAGATGGTGGTAAATTAAGTATAAGCCAATTAAGTGCCAGATTTTCAACATTTAGTACTGGTGGTAGTCTAATTACAACACCAGATAGTCCTGACCCAGCTTCTAATGCATTTCCAAATCAATTAGGTTTTGATCATATGCAATCTTATTTCATTGGAGTTCAAGGAAAGCCTTCATCTAACATGCGTGCTAATGTAAACTTTAATATTACTGGTAATGTTGCTCAAAACCCAATAGATGAGATTTTTTATGAAAACAGAGCAAGACCTATTACTGTTGAAGGTGCAAATGGAGAGGATATTATTATAAATGATAACAATAGAGTTCAAGTTTACAATGCTGAATTTGAGTGGAACGCTAAGGACTTTGATTTAAGAGGATTTTATAGAACAGGTCATTATCATTGGGGATATGAAGGAGACTTTTTTGGATTATATCCAGAAGCTAATTATGGACCTAATTTAGATATTTACGGTGGTGAGATATTAGGTGCCGAAATTGATGGTAAAGGAGCTTTCAAAGGTTTAAAAGCTGCAATTGGACCACAACTTTGGTGGGGTGCAAACCCTACAATGTTATTCAAATATTCTAAAAACTATAAAGGGTATGATATAACAGGTATTTATCATAGAGATTTTGAAACAGAAATTCAGATTGACCCTGATACTGGTCAACGTGTATTAGATGCAAACCAAGTACGAAGTGGTATTATCCCAGCTTTTCCTACTGAGAGAGCAACAGTTGCTGTAGAAAAAGACTATGGTAAATTCAATGTTATGGTCGGTGGTATATGGGCAGGAAGCCCATTAAATGGTGTTGGTTTTCAAGACACTAGAGGAACCTCAGGTAACTATGTAGTATATAATGATAAAGTTCAATCTAGCGATAATTGGGGTGGAAAGTTTAAGGTCATGTATCAAGGCGGTCGTTTTAATTGGTACGGCCAAGGTGCTTATATGGGCTTAGTTGCCAATGGTGGTGCTGATCAAACTCAAACATTTACTGGTTGGAGATTAAAAGACTCAGGTAGCGGGAACCAAGTTAACCTATTATCAGGATTTACATATACAATGGGAGACTTCCAGATAGCTCCAAATTTTATGTTCCAAAAGCCTTTGGTGGCTCAGATGCCTAATGACGTTCAAGGACCAGGAAGATTAAGAAATGTTATTGATGACCCTTTTGCAGTTAGAAACGGTAATAGAGAAACTTATGGGTATGAAATGTTAGTGACATACGATCCAACACCAGGAACATGGATGTATGAATGGAATAATGACCGTGCTGAAGATGCTGAATTTGCAGCAAATTTAGGATTTACATATCGTCGTCTTCCTACTACAACTGATGCACACATTGGATTTCTAGCAAACAGACAGTTTTTTGCTTTTCCTCAATCAGCACCAGCTGAAGATTTATGGGAGATTAACTCAAGAATGGTTTCAAAACTAAATAACGATTTAGGTATAATAGGAAACTTCTATTATGGTAACGGACAAGCAAACGGAGATAGTGATAGATTGATTAAACGCTTTGGAGGAGATGTAAGGGTTATTTATAAAAAAATGATGCTTCAAACACATGTTAAGGTAAATGATTGGGGACCATTCGATTATCATAGAGACTTTAACCTCACATTCCCTTTACAGCTTATGGTAGATATTTCAACTAGCCTAGGAAAACCAGATTGGTTTATTCTGCCAAGTACAAGAATTGGAATAAGAGGTACATGGAGATCATTAAATGAATTCTCACCTCGCTTTGGACCTAATTTTGTTGCGCCAAACACATTCCCGCCAGTACCACCTATTAGTAACGTTGGTTTTGATAATGGTCAAGAATGGGAAATTAGAACTTATGTACATATTAATATTGGAAAATAA
- a CDS encoding triple tyrosine motif-containing protein, giving the protein MLLKTYKLIFEKIAFYLIYIFFITSASAQEFPPIERFTPQDYKADDQNWSISQDNDKNIYVANNKGLLEYNGARWNLYTLADQSIIRSVAVINDLVYTGSYMNFGFWKRDSFGTLIYESISENLDENLLEDEEFWNIIPYGEFVLFQSLDRIYIYNTSKKTFRIIKSKTAITKAFRVDESIYFQESGVGISKIENGKAVLISDEKLLKEEEIVNIYKNDNKLLIHSRESGFYEYYNGDLKKWEISSNPLLSQVSVYNSIRLRNGNFILGTISNGIIKLDKKGNVLFRMNKNSGLSNNTVLSVFQDISGNIWMGLDNGINVLNLNSPYRVYTDNQGYLGTVYASEKTSENIYLGTNQGLFYKPINSSDKFKLIPKTKGQVWFLKQINGTLFCGHDKGSFEIKNSTAVEISTEEGSWIIKSIKKRPDLLMIGNYNGLSVIEKSSAGIWKFRNKVEGFDISSRYFEFVNDSELLVSHEYKGVYKLNLDNDLSKVISSNKLEVDKGIGSSLIHYKGEILYVYHDGVFSYDDKKEVFKKTDLLKPYFTASNYASGNLVYDENKDRLWSFFNNQLIFIEPGKLTEKPIINTIDLPSDLRKSKPGFENILYLKNNSYLLGTTDGYLVIDTEKFNVKEYTISIDNASYLILQQDIQPIDISTDIFLKNKQNDLYFTYSVSDFVKLSPSFYQYRLVGIYDYWSEWSSKSDILFENLPHGDYTFEVRAKVGSDISSNTATFNFTIEKPWYLKPFAIAGYVLLFIVIASLIQYLNRLYYKRQKDSLLTTKEKELEIKELESQRQLMEYKNKSLQQDIENKNRELGLSTMTLIRKNEFLATLKKELNDLEKGKELNKIIKIIDKNINNTEDWKFFEEAFNNADKDFLKKVKKKHPALTPNDLKLCAYLRLNLSSKEIAPLLNISHRSVEVKRYRLRKKMELSHETSLTNYILEI; this is encoded by the coding sequence ATGTTGTTAAAAACCTACAAGCTCATATTCGAAAAAATTGCATTCTATTTAATATATATCTTTTTTATAACTTCAGCTTCTGCTCAAGAGTTTCCCCCAATCGAAAGGTTTACACCTCAAGACTATAAAGCGGATGATCAAAATTGGTCAATTAGTCAAGACAATGATAAAAATATATATGTAGCTAATAATAAAGGTTTATTAGAGTATAATGGAGCACGTTGGAATCTATATACTCTAGCTGATCAAAGTATTATTAGGTCAGTCGCTGTAATCAATGATTTAGTATATACCGGAAGTTATATGAATTTCGGATTTTGGAAGAGAGACAGTTTTGGTACATTAATTTACGAATCTATTTCTGAGAACTTAGATGAAAATTTATTAGAAGACGAAGAGTTTTGGAACATAATACCATATGGTGAGTTTGTGTTGTTTCAATCATTAGACCGCATTTATATTTATAACACATCAAAAAAAACATTTAGAATTATAAAGTCTAAAACAGCTATAACAAAGGCATTTAGAGTTGATGAATCTATATATTTTCAAGAATCAGGTGTGGGAATTTCTAAAATAGAAAATGGAAAAGCAGTTCTTATTAGTGATGAAAAACTACTAAAAGAAGAAGAAATAGTTAATATATATAAGAATGATAACAAATTACTTATTCACTCAAGAGAAAGCGGATTCTATGAATATTACAATGGAGATTTAAAAAAATGGGAGATATCCTCTAATCCATTATTGTCTCAGGTCAGTGTATATAATAGTATTAGGTTACGTAACGGAAATTTTATTTTAGGTACTATTTCTAACGGTATTATTAAGCTAGATAAGAAAGGAAATGTACTTTTTAGGATGAATAAAAACTCTGGTTTATCTAATAACACAGTTCTTTCTGTTTTTCAAGACATTTCAGGTAATATTTGGATGGGTTTAGATAACGGTATTAATGTATTAAACCTTAATTCACCTTACAGAGTTTACACCGATAATCAAGGCTATTTAGGAACCGTATATGCATCTGAGAAAACATCAGAAAATATTTATTTAGGAACAAATCAAGGTTTGTTTTATAAGCCAATTAATAGTTCAGATAAGTTCAAATTAATTCCAAAAACTAAAGGTCAGGTATGGTTTTTAAAACAGATTAATGGCACTTTATTCTGTGGTCATGATAAGGGAAGTTTTGAGATTAAAAACAGTACTGCTGTTGAAATTTCTACTGAAGAAGGTTCTTGGATAATTAAATCTATAAAAAAGAGGCCGGATTTACTAATGATTGGCAATTACAATGGTCTTAGCGTAATAGAGAAGTCGTCTGCGGGTATTTGGAAATTTAGAAATAAAGTTGAAGGATTTGATATTTCTTCAAGGTATTTTGAGTTTGTAAATGATTCAGAACTTTTAGTTAGTCATGAATATAAAGGAGTTTATAAATTAAATCTTGATAATGATTTGTCAAAAGTTATAAGTTCAAATAAACTTGAAGTAGATAAGGGTATTGGTTCTAGTCTTATACATTATAAAGGAGAGATATTGTATGTATATCATGATGGTGTATTTTCTTATGACGATAAAAAAGAAGTATTCAAAAAAACAGATTTGCTAAAGCCATATTTTACTGCATCTAATTACGCCTCAGGCAATCTGGTTTATGATGAGAATAAAGACAGATTGTGGAGCTTTTTTAACAATCAATTAATTTTCATAGAGCCAGGTAAACTTACAGAAAAACCAATCATCAATACCATTGATTTGCCTAGTGATTTAAGAAAAAGCAAACCAGGTTTTGAAAATATTTTGTACCTAAAGAATAATTCTTATTTATTAGGAACAACGGATGGTTATTTGGTAATTGACACCGAAAAGTTCAATGTAAAAGAGTATACCATATCAATCGATAATGCGTCCTACTTAATATTGCAACAAGATATTCAGCCAATCGATATTTCTACGGACATTTTTTTAAAGAATAAACAGAATGATCTTTACTTTACTTATAGTGTGTCTGATTTTGTTAAACTTTCCCCATCATTTTATCAATACAGACTAGTTGGTATTTATGATTATTGGAGCGAATGGTCTTCTAAATCAGATATATTATTTGAAAACCTTCCTCATGGTGATTACACTTTTGAAGTCAGGGCAAAAGTAGGTAGTGATATCTCTTCAAATACTGCCACTTTCAATTTTACTATTGAAAAACCATGGTATCTAAAGCCTTTTGCAATAGCTGGTTATGTTTTACTATTTATTGTTATTGCGTCATTAATCCAGTATTTAAATAGGTTGTACTACAAAAGACAGAAGGATTCTTTATTGACAACAAAAGAGAAAGAACTAGAAATAAAAGAATTAGAGAGCCAGCGACAGTTGATGGAGTATAAGAATAAAAGTCTTCAACAAGATATTGAGAATAAAAATCGAGAGCTTGGTTTATCTACAATGACTCTCATTCGAAAAAATGAATTTTTAGCTACTCTCAAGAAAGAGCTAAATGATTTAGAAAAAGGTAAAGAGTTAAATAAGATTATAAAAATTATAGATAAAAATATAAATAATACCGAAGACTGGAAATTCTTCGAAGAAGCTTTTAATAATGCAGATAAAGACTTCTTAAAGAAAGTAAAAAAGAAGCATCCCGCATTAACTCCTAATGATTTAAAACTGTGCGCTTATCTTAGACTAAACCTATCTTCAAAAGAGATTGCTCCTCTACTTAATATTTCTCATAGAAGTGTAGAGGTAAAACGATATCGTTTGCGTAAAAAGATGGAATTATCACATGAGACAAGCTTAACAAATTATATTTTAGAGATATAA
- the mutS gene encoding DNA mismatch repair protein MutS: MAKKVKKETPLMKQYNAIKAKYPDALLLFRVGDFYETFGSDAVKASKILDIILTKRGAGSDSETELAGFPHHSLNTYLPKLVRAGERVAICDQLEDPKQTKKIVKRGVTELVTPGVAFNDDILHSKSNNFLAAVHFDKRYIGISFLDISTGEFLTSQGNAEYIDKLLQNFNPSEVLISKKSRKEFTEIFGTDFHTFYLEDWVFQADYANETLTKHFNTKTLKGFGIADLYEGIIASGVVLHYLSETRHNKLEHIATISRIATDDYVWMDKFTIRNLELYHSTNANAVTLINVIDKTISAMGGRTLKRWLALPLKHADKIKQRHEVVQYLLDNPEELQKIQNQIKHIGDIERLISKIATTKVSPREVIQLKNSLEAIVPIKSIAENCKNEALKVLGESLNNCDLLREKIKQTLNEEAPVNVLKGHTIAEGFSAELDELRGLSKSGKDYLDSMLQRESERTGITSLKIASNNVFGYYIEVRNLHKDKVPEEWIRKQTLVNAERYITEELKEYEAKILGAEERILAIEQQLFAELVTWMHQFILQVQQNAQLIGQLDCLCGFASLAKANKYNYPQIDDSFDLEIKDGRHPVIEKQLPLGEPYIANDVYLDRESQQIIMITGPNMSGKSAILRQTALIVLLAQIGSFVPAKEARIGLVDKIFTRVGASDNISMGESTFMVEMNETASILNNISDRSLVLLDEIGRGTSTYDGISIAWAISEYLHEHPAKPKTLFATHYHELNEMTETFSRIKNFNVAVKELKDNVLFVRKLVEGGSEHSFGIHVAKMAGMPQQVIRRANKILSKLEKSHSSEELTDKVKTLKDDLQLSFFNLDDPLLEEIKDEILHTDIDTLTPVEALMKLNEIKRMLLKKKQA, translated from the coding sequence TTGGCTAAAAAGGTAAAAAAGGAAACCCCATTAATGAAGCAATACAATGCTATCAAGGCTAAGTATCCTGATGCGCTGTTGTTATTTAGAGTAGGTGATTTCTACGAAACCTTTGGAAGCGATGCTGTAAAAGCATCAAAAATTTTAGATATTATTTTAACTAAGCGTGGTGCAGGTAGCGATAGCGAAACCGAACTCGCTGGTTTTCCACATCATTCTTTAAATACGTATTTGCCAAAATTAGTAAGAGCTGGAGAGCGTGTTGCTATTTGTGACCAATTAGAAGATCCAAAACAAACCAAAAAAATTGTAAAACGTGGTGTTACAGAATTAGTAACGCCAGGTGTGGCTTTTAATGACGATATTTTGCATTCTAAGTCTAACAATTTTTTAGCAGCAGTTCATTTTGATAAGCGTTATATCGGTATATCATTCTTAGACATCTCTACAGGCGAATTTTTAACATCTCAAGGAAATGCAGAATACATTGATAAGCTACTCCAGAATTTTAACCCTAGTGAAGTTTTAATTTCTAAAAAAAGCCGAAAAGAATTTACAGAAATTTTTGGAACTGATTTTCATACATTTTATTTAGAAGATTGGGTGTTTCAAGCAGATTACGCTAACGAAACTTTGACAAAACATTTCAATACAAAAACACTGAAAGGTTTTGGTATTGCCGATTTATACGAAGGTATTATTGCTTCAGGAGTTGTACTTCATTATTTGTCCGAAACTAGACATAATAAATTAGAACATATTGCTACAATTTCAAGGATTGCAACGGACGATTATGTTTGGATGGATAAATTTACGATTAGAAATCTTGAGTTATACCATTCGACAAATGCTAACGCAGTGACACTTATTAATGTTATTGATAAGACCATTTCTGCAATGGGTGGACGCACCTTGAAACGTTGGTTAGCATTGCCTTTAAAGCATGCAGATAAGATAAAACAGCGTCATGAAGTTGTGCAATATCTGTTAGATAATCCTGAAGAGCTTCAAAAAATTCAGAATCAGATTAAGCATATTGGCGATATTGAACGATTGATTTCAAAAATTGCCACTACCAAAGTGAGTCCGCGAGAAGTGATTCAGCTTAAAAATTCTTTAGAAGCAATTGTACCTATTAAGTCAATTGCAGAAAACTGTAAAAACGAAGCCTTAAAAGTTTTAGGTGAAAGCTTAAATAATTGTGATTTACTTCGCGAGAAAATTAAACAAACACTTAACGAGGAAGCACCGGTAAATGTTTTAAAGGGTCATACAATCGCAGAAGGTTTTTCAGCAGAGTTAGATGAGCTTAGAGGTTTGTCAAAATCTGGTAAAGATTATCTAGATAGTATGTTGCAACGTGAAAGTGAGCGTACTGGAATAACCTCACTTAAAATAGCATCAAATAATGTGTTTGGTTATTATATTGAAGTACGTAATCTTCATAAAGATAAAGTTCCTGAAGAGTGGATTAGAAAGCAAACATTAGTCAATGCAGAGCGTTATATTACCGAGGAACTTAAAGAATATGAAGCTAAAATTTTGGGAGCCGAAGAGCGTATTTTAGCCATTGAGCAACAATTGTTTGCTGAATTGGTGACTTGGATGCATCAATTCATACTTCAAGTTCAGCAGAATGCACAATTGATTGGGCAGTTAGATTGTTTGTGTGGATTTGCTAGTTTGGCAAAAGCTAATAAATATAATTACCCGCAGATTGATGATAGCTTTGATTTAGAAATTAAAGATGGTCGTCATCCGGTAATCGAAAAACAATTACCATTAGGTGAACCTTACATTGCCAACGATGTTTATCTCGATAGAGAATCTCAGCAAATTATCATGATTACTGGACCAAATATGTCTGGTAAATCGGCAATATTAAGACAGACTGCTCTAATCGTTTTATTAGCGCAAATAGGAAGTTTTGTGCCAGCTAAAGAGGCAAGAATAGGATTGGTTGACAAGATATTTACCAGAGTTGGCGCAAGTGATAATATCTCTATGGGAGAATCTACCTTTATGGTAGAAATGAATGAAACTGCATCTATTCTTAATAATATTTCTGATAGAAGTTTGGTGCTATTAGACGAGATTGGTCGTGGTACAAGTACCTATGATGGTATATCAATTGCTTGGGCCATTAGTGAATATTTACACGAACATCCAGCAAAACCTAAAACCTTATTCGCTACTCACTATCACGAACTTAACGAAATGACGGAGACATTTTCTCGCATTAAAAACTTTAATGTTGCAGTAAAAGAGTTGAAAGATAATGTACTTTTTGTTCGTAAGCTTGTTGAAGGCGGAAGTGAGCATAGCTTTGGTATTCATGTAGCAAAAATGGCTGGTATGCCACAACAAGTTATACGTCGTGCAAATAAAATACTATCAAAATTAGAAAAGTCGCATTCAAGTGAAGAATTAACAGACAAGGTCAAAACACTGAAAGACGATTTACAATTGAGTTTCTTTAATTTAGATGATCCGTTGTTAGAAGAAATAAAAGATGAAATTCTGCACACTGATATTGATACGCTTACTCCTGTTGAAGCCTTAATGAAGCTTAATGAAATTAAACGGATGTTGCTTAAGAAAAAACAAGCCTAA
- a CDS encoding RNA methyltransferase → MRKLKNSELDRLEVSEFKEAKKSPIIIILDNIRSLNNIGSVFRTSDAFLIEKIYLCGITAQPPHNDIRKTALGSTETVDWEYAENTLDIINKLKSESVQICSIEQAENATMLNDFKPQPNTKYAFVFGNEVKGVAQDVVDASDVVIEIPQFGTKHSLNISVSAGVVIWDVFSKMKREPI, encoded by the coding sequence ATGCGAAAACTAAAAAATAGTGAATTAGACCGTCTAGAGGTTTCTGAATTTAAAGAGGCTAAAAAGTCTCCGATTATAATTATTCTTGATAACATTAGAAGTCTTAATAATATTGGTTCGGTTTTTAGAACGAGTGACGCTTTTTTAATAGAAAAAATATATCTCTGTGGTATAACAGCACAACCGCCACATAACGACATACGAAAAACAGCGTTAGGAAGCACCGAAACTGTAGATTGGGAATACGCTGAAAATACTTTAGATATCATAAATAAATTAAAATCTGAAAGTGTACAAATCTGTTCTATCGAACAAGCCGAAAACGCAACAATGCTTAATGATTTCAAACCTCAACCAAATACTAAATATGCTTTTGTCTTTGGGAACGAAGTTAAAGGTGTTGCACAAGATGTAGTTGATGCAAGTGACGTTGTTATAGAAATTCCACAATTTGGCACAAAGCATTCATTGAATATTTCAGTAAGTGCAGGTGTTGTGATTTGGGATGTGTTTAGTAAGATGAAAAGGGAGCCCATCTAA